One region of Pogona vitticeps strain Pit_001003342236 chromosome 1, PviZW2.1, whole genome shotgun sequence genomic DNA includes:
- the NKX2-8 gene encoding homeobox protein Nkx-2.8 → MNWPAEILEEMLPSGRLRRRPRHARTHSQPPVAAGGGHLPGMTSMGRISFTVRSLLDLPESEGHGGSQESQQTPSYNGGGGGGGGSGPLFQEWMETERSHYLSAAESGAASRSRPAAPSASPADEEEEEEEEEEEEDKKKKRRVLFSKAQTLALERRFRQQRYLSAPEREHLAHLLRLTPTQVKIWFQNHRYKMKRAKGAGERAGPEAGAAAGAAGAAAGSGAPLLRRVVVPVLVRDGKACQSCRAPTLAQDYGVGGVQAPLGLPACPTFAPAASLSLIPSYQHLAPPALVSWNWG, encoded by the exons ATGAACTGGCCGGCTGAGATTCTGGAAGAAATG CTTCCCTCCGGCCGGCTTCGAAGGCGCCCACGCCACGCACGCACTCACTCCCAGCCCCCggtggctgccggcggcgggcATCTCCCTGGCATGACGTCCATGGGGAGGATCAGCTTCACCGTGAGGAGCCTTTTGGATTTACCCGAATCCGAAGGCCACGGCGGCAGCCAGGAGTCCCAGCAGACCCCAAGCtacaacggcggcggcggcggcggcggcggctccggccCGCTATTCCAAGAATGGATGGAAACCGAGCGAAGCCACTATCTGT CTGCGGCCGAGAGCGGCGCTGCCAGCAGATCGCGCCCGGCGGCCCCTTCGGCGAGCCCGgcggacgaggaggaggaggaggaggaggaggaagaggaggaggacaagaaGAAGAAGCGGCGGGTGCTCTTCTCCAAGGCGCAGACGCTGGCGCTGGAGCGGCGCTTCCGGCAGCAGCGCTACCTCTCGGCGCCCGAGCGGGAGCACCTGGCCCACTTGCTGCGCCTGACGCCCACCCAGGTCAAGATCTGGTTCCAGAACCACCGCTACAAGATGAAGCGGGCCAAGGGCGCCGGGGAGCGAGCCGGGCCAGAAgccggggcggcggcgggggcggcgggggcggcggcggggtcGGGGGCGCCCCTCCTGCGCCGCGTGGTGGTGCCGGTGCTGGTGAGGGACGGCAAGGCCTGCCAAAGCTGCCGCGCTCCGACCTTAGCGCAGGACTATGGCGTCGGCGGCGTCCAGGCGCCTCTcggcctgcccgcctgcccgacTTTCGCTCCGGCCGCTTCCCTGAGCCTGATCCCTTCCTATCAGCACTTAGCGCCGCCGGCCCTGGTCTCCTGGAACTGGGGCTGA